From Synechococcus sp. A10-1-5-1, a single genomic window includes:
- a CDS encoding DUF3747 domain-containing protein, whose product MFSLVRTLAALLPVAGLMAAPLQAKALFDAVEVDQTKFVIVAAPIGTGERAQLNIYEQRKDTRPCYALAEEGPVKVDPLLSGFDFTGICSRYIDGNGYSLRVGEDDLASTYRISVVREKGDNVLMAFPSKPSAGPEMVIARTGGHSQNTDYLLLQPEPGWKLMRRQFGGRNLGHVYLYRESWPVAEQPSTTGDQSSPDPGVPGLW is encoded by the coding sequence GTGTTTTCTCTGGTCCGAACCCTGGCTGCACTGCTTCCGGTCGCTGGCCTGATGGCTGCGCCCCTGCAGGCCAAGGCGTTGTTCGACGCTGTGGAGGTGGACCAGACCAAGTTCGTCATCGTCGCCGCTCCGATCGGCACTGGCGAGCGGGCCCAGCTGAACATCTACGAACAGCGCAAGGACACGCGGCCCTGTTACGCCCTGGCGGAGGAGGGGCCAGTGAAGGTCGACCCGCTGCTCTCCGGGTTTGACTTCACGGGGATCTGCAGCCGTTACATCGACGGCAACGGCTATTCCCTGCGGGTTGGGGAGGACGACCTGGCCAGCACCTACCGCATCAGCGTGGTGCGGGAGAAGGGCGACAACGTGTTGATGGCCTTCCCGTCCAAGCCCAGTGCTGGCCCGGAGATGGTGATCGCCCGTACCGGTGGGCACAGCCAAAACACCGACTACCTTTTGCTGCAGCCCGAGCCCGGCTGGAAGTTGATGCGGCGCCAGTTTGGGGGACGGAACCTCGGTCACGTTTACCTCTATCGGGAGAGTTGGCCCGTGGCCGAGCAGCCCTCCACGACGGGCGATCAGTCGTCTCCTGACCCTGGGGTCCCCGGTCTTTGGTGA
- a CDS encoding DUF1543 domain-containing protein: MTPPSPRAPTLFLVVLGGRTASSLIELHDVRFVAGSSIDATIPELKRQWFGRREGLHLDAYMAVRSIDGWTVGLGLEPAAPRPEKLWFVNLGAYRPDSLAELHQFGLVVARSPQAAKAAAKRQWLKGALQQHKDDLCAVDDCLAIEQLQLLGGERWHVQLSPDPAGFSQPQVPDWQGYRPI; the protein is encoded by the coding sequence ATGACGCCGCCATCCCCCCGCGCCCCAACCCTATTTCTGGTGGTGCTGGGCGGCCGCACCGCCAGCAGCCTGATCGAGCTCCATGACGTCCGCTTTGTGGCCGGATCGAGCATCGACGCCACGATCCCGGAGCTCAAGCGCCAGTGGTTCGGGAGGCGCGAGGGTCTGCACCTGGATGCCTACATGGCCGTGCGATCGATCGATGGCTGGACGGTGGGCCTGGGGCTCGAGCCTGCCGCGCCCCGGCCCGAGAAGCTCTGGTTCGTCAACCTGGGCGCCTACCGCCCGGACTCCCTGGCGGAACTGCACCAGTTCGGCCTCGTGGTGGCCCGCAGCCCCCAGGCGGCCAAGGCCGCGGCGAAACGCCAGTGGCTCAAGGGCGCCCTGCAGCAACACAAGGACGACCTCTGCGCCGTGGATGACTGCCTGGCGATCGAGCAGCTTCAGCTGCTCGGCGGCGAGCGCTGGCATGTGCAGCTCAGCCCAGACCCCGCTGGGTTCAGTCAGCCCCAGGTCCCTGATTGGCAGGGCTATCGCCCGATCTGA
- a CDS encoding prolyl oligopeptidase family serine peptidase produces MSLPPQATLTPLSAEVVLGKTPSLKEPVLLGGALYWLEQRPHEQGRTTLMGRSAQNEEASERTPGDWNLRCRVHEYGGGPCAIGQRANGEAVAVFVHDGDRCLWRLDLDQPGAEPQRLLTPPGDRFDGALGGGLIDPLQDRWIGVLERDGIDQLVALPLEGGELLSLHQPADFCGYPALSPNGSRLAWVEWQQPAMPWDCSSLWLADVDGSGQLSPGQRVAGASPQDAQAISVFQPIWAGSDLVVANDRSGFWNLEQWSTAEQSSLREPSWEPLLNLEAEFAMPQWVFGMSTHAWDGERLLAIACRQGRWELGEIKGRQWQLIEQPCSDLAGLCAEGGQLACIASSPTQPSGLLEVDLSNGQWSHRAAAPCPIAPEAISQPQELWFNGHGGQGTQAWYYPPAGGGHGEAPLLVKSHSGPTAMARTGLNLAIQFWTSRGWGVVDVNYGGSTGFGRAYRERLNGQWGVVDVTDCAAAAQAVIDQGQAHPQRVAIEGGSAGGFTTLAALCFSDRFSAGASRYGVADLSALAEDTHRFEARYLDGLVGPWPEARETYAARSPLNHAERMSCPVIFFQGLEDVVVPPEQTERMAEALLRKGIPVEVRLFPEEGHGFRKGSTQIEVLEATEAFFRTHFAL; encoded by the coding sequence TTGAGCCTGCCCCCTCAAGCCACGCTCACTCCCCTGTCAGCAGAGGTCGTGCTGGGGAAAACCCCAAGCCTCAAGGAGCCTGTGCTGCTGGGTGGAGCGCTCTATTGGCTGGAGCAGCGTCCCCACGAACAGGGACGCACCACCTTGATGGGGCGATCGGCGCAGAACGAGGAGGCCAGCGAACGAACGCCAGGCGATTGGAATTTGCGCTGCCGCGTCCATGAATATGGCGGCGGCCCCTGTGCCATCGGCCAGCGCGCCAATGGGGAGGCCGTGGCGGTCTTCGTTCATGACGGTGACCGCTGCCTCTGGCGCCTGGATCTCGATCAGCCGGGAGCCGAGCCTCAGCGCCTGCTCACACCGCCAGGTGACCGCTTTGACGGAGCCCTGGGGGGCGGCCTGATCGACCCACTGCAGGACCGCTGGATTGGCGTTCTGGAACGGGATGGCATCGATCAGTTGGTGGCGCTGCCCCTGGAGGGTGGGGAGCTCCTTTCCCTGCACCAACCCGCGGACTTCTGCGGCTACCCCGCCCTCAGCCCCAACGGGTCGCGCTTGGCCTGGGTGGAATGGCAGCAACCGGCCATGCCCTGGGACTGCAGCAGCCTCTGGCTGGCGGACGTCGATGGGTCGGGCCAGCTGAGCCCAGGCCAACGGGTCGCCGGCGCCAGCCCCCAAGACGCCCAGGCGATCTCGGTGTTTCAGCCGATCTGGGCGGGGAGCGATCTTGTGGTCGCCAATGACCGCAGCGGGTTTTGGAATCTCGAGCAGTGGTCCACAGCCGAGCAGTCCAGCCTCAGGGAGCCCAGCTGGGAACCCCTGCTGAACCTGGAGGCCGAGTTCGCCATGCCCCAGTGGGTCTTTGGCATGAGCACCCATGCCTGGGATGGAGAGAGGCTGCTGGCCATCGCCTGCCGCCAAGGCCGCTGGGAGCTCGGGGAAATCAAGGGCCGCCAGTGGCAGCTGATCGAGCAACCCTGCAGCGATCTAGCGGGGCTCTGCGCCGAGGGGGGCCAGCTCGCTTGCATCGCCAGTAGCCCAACCCAGCCATCGGGGCTGCTGGAGGTCGACCTGAGCAACGGCCAGTGGAGCCATCGAGCGGCAGCCCCCTGCCCGATCGCGCCGGAGGCCATCAGCCAGCCCCAGGAACTCTGGTTTAACGGCCACGGCGGCCAAGGCACCCAGGCCTGGTACTACCCCCCAGCCGGCGGAGGCCATGGCGAGGCGCCATTGCTAGTGAAAAGCCACAGCGGCCCCACTGCGATGGCCCGCACCGGGCTGAATCTAGCCATCCAGTTCTGGACCAGCCGCGGCTGGGGTGTGGTCGATGTGAATTACGGCGGATCCACCGGGTTTGGGCGGGCCTACCGCGAACGGCTCAACGGCCAATGGGGCGTGGTGGATGTCACCGACTGCGCTGCCGCGGCCCAGGCCGTCATCGATCAAGGGCAGGCCCACCCGCAGCGGGTGGCGATTGAAGGGGGCAGTGCCGGGGGCTTCACCACCCTGGCGGCCCTGTGCTTCAGCGACCGCTTCAGCGCCGGTGCGAGCCGCTACGGCGTCGCCGACCTCAGCGCCCTGGCGGAGGACACCCATCGCTTTGAAGCCCGCTACCTCGATGGACTGGTCGGTCCTTGGCCTGAGGCGCGCGAGACCTACGCCGCCCGCTCCCCCTTGAACCACGCCGAGCGGATGAGCTGCCCTGTGATCTTCTTCCAAGGCCTCGAGGACGTGGTGGTTCCGCCGGAGCAAACCGAGCGGATGGCTGAAGCCCTGCTCCGCAAAGGCATCCCAGTGGAGGTGCGCCTGTTTCCTGAGGAGGGTCATGGGTTCCGCAAGGGCAGCACCCAGATCGAGGTGCTGGAGGCAACCGAAGCCTTCTTCCGAACACACTTCGCCCTTTGA
- a CDS encoding class II aldolase/adducin family protein yields MSDQDLREQLVDCARRMQASGINQGTSGNLSVRISGGMLITPSSLAYELMQPEDLVALDLKGQPLQIPADGRPQRRPSSEWRLHADVLASRPEVQAVLHCHSIHATALACHGRDIPPFHYMTAVAGGHDIRCAPYATFGTQALSDGVVQALEGRLACLMAQHGQVAVGPTLDKALALAVEVETLARIYLQALALGEPPLLSAEQMEQVRHQFRSLLYRASSGSGS; encoded by the coding sequence ATGTCTGATCAGGACCTGCGCGAGCAACTGGTCGACTGCGCCCGGCGCATGCAGGCCAGCGGAATCAACCAAGGCACCTCCGGCAACCTCTCGGTGCGCATCTCCGGCGGGATGCTGATTACCCCCAGCTCACTGGCCTACGAGCTGATGCAGCCCGAGGACCTGGTGGCACTCGATCTGAAGGGTCAGCCCCTGCAGATCCCCGCCGATGGCCGTCCCCAACGCAGGCCGTCATCGGAGTGGCGCCTGCATGCCGATGTGCTCGCCAGTCGCCCGGAGGTGCAGGCGGTGCTGCATTGCCACTCGATCCATGCCACCGCCTTGGCCTGCCATGGCCGGGACATCCCTCCGTTCCACTACATGACGGCGGTGGCCGGCGGCCATGACATCCGCTGCGCTCCCTACGCCACCTTTGGTACCCAGGCGCTTTCCGATGGGGTGGTTCAGGCCCTGGAGGGACGGCTGGCTTGCCTGATGGCTCAGCACGGCCAGGTGGCCGTGGGTCCGACCCTCGATAAGGCTCTCGCGTTGGCGGTGGAGGTGGAGACTCTGGCGCGGATTTACCTGCAGGCTTTGGCCTTGGGTGAACCGCCGCTGCTCAGCGCTGAGCAGATGGAGCAGGTGCGCCACCAGTTCCGCAGCCTGCTCTACCGGGCCTCCTCTGGCTCCGGCAGCTGA
- the def gene encoding peptide deformylase → MANSFAKLARSAELSGRLQVSKEPIENPPYDIHKLGDEALREPARRIGKVDDAVRKLATDMLVSMYAAKGIGLAAPQIGVNQQLLVIDLELEDPNSPPLVLINPEITAVGGGLCTYEEGCLSIPGVYLDVVRPSVVDVSYRDAFGRPKRMKADGLMARCIQHEMDHLNGVLFVDRVTDEEKLLEGLKEKGFDRSDVHTIA, encoded by the coding sequence TTGGCCAATAGCTTCGCCAAGTTGGCGCGCTCGGCTGAGCTCTCAGGACGCCTGCAGGTGTCCAAGGAGCCCATCGAGAATCCTCCTTACGACATCCACAAGTTGGGTGATGAAGCTCTGCGTGAGCCTGCGCGGCGCATCGGCAAGGTGGATGACGCGGTCCGCAAGTTGGCCACCGACATGCTTGTGAGCATGTACGCCGCCAAAGGCATTGGCCTGGCCGCTCCGCAGATTGGCGTGAACCAACAACTGTTGGTGATCGACCTTGAGCTGGAGGACCCCAACAGCCCTCCCCTGGTTTTGATCAACCCGGAGATCACCGCTGTCGGTGGCGGTCTCTGCACCTATGAGGAGGGTTGCTTGAGCATCCCCGGGGTTTATTTGGATGTGGTCCGCCCCAGCGTGGTGGATGTCAGCTACCGCGATGCCTTTGGCCGCCCCAAGCGGATGAAGGCCGATGGCCTGATGGCCCGTTGCATCCAGCACGAGATGGATCACCTCAATGGGGTGCTGTTCGTTGATCGGGTGACCGACGAGGAGAAGCTGCTGGAAGGATTGAAGGAAAAGGGGTTTGATCGCTCCGACGTTCACACCATCGCCTGA
- a CDS encoding SufS family cysteine desulfurase, which produces MSSPTSLMSVPAVDLAAQTRQDFPLLAQKACLGQPLIYLDHAATSQKPHQVLEALQHYYDHDNANVHRGAHQLSARATEGFEGARAKAAAFVGASSPNEIVFTRNASEAINLVARSWGEANLRPGDEVLLTVMEHHSNLVPWQLLADRTGCVLRHAGLTESGELDLEDLRSKITDRTRLVSLVQVSNTLGCLNPISQVAALAHAAGALVLVDACQSLPHLPVNVKELDADFLVGSSHKLCGPTGMGFLWGKEALLEAMPPFLGGGEMIQDVYLDHSSWAGLPHKFEAGTPAIGEAIGMGAALDYLQALGLDRIHAWEQQLTSHLFARLQTIDGLTVLGPTPEQQPDRAALAAFHVDGVHANDISALLDSAGICIRSGHHCTQPLHRHYGLSASARASLSFTTTVEEIDRFADELQGTISFLREHS; this is translated from the coding sequence ATGAGCAGTCCCACCAGCCTGATGAGCGTTCCTGCGGTGGATTTGGCGGCCCAGACCCGCCAGGATTTTCCGCTGTTGGCGCAGAAGGCTTGCTTGGGTCAGCCGTTGATCTACCTCGATCACGCCGCCACCAGCCAAAAGCCCCACCAGGTTTTAGAAGCGCTGCAGCACTACTACGACCACGACAACGCCAACGTCCACCGTGGTGCCCACCAGCTGAGCGCCCGCGCCACCGAGGGCTTTGAGGGTGCTCGCGCAAAGGCCGCCGCCTTTGTGGGCGCCTCGAGCCCGAACGAAATCGTCTTCACCCGCAATGCGAGTGAGGCCATCAACCTGGTGGCCCGCAGCTGGGGTGAGGCCAACCTCCGCCCGGGCGATGAGGTACTGCTGACGGTGATGGAGCACCACAGCAACCTGGTGCCTTGGCAACTGCTGGCGGATCGCACCGGCTGCGTGCTGCGCCACGCCGGACTGACTGAAAGCGGTGAGCTGGATCTGGAGGATCTGCGCAGCAAGATCACCGACCGCACGCGGCTGGTGAGCCTGGTGCAGGTCAGCAACACCCTGGGCTGCCTCAATCCGATCAGCCAGGTGGCGGCCCTAGCCCATGCCGCCGGTGCCCTCGTGCTGGTGGATGCCTGCCAGAGCCTTCCCCACCTGCCGGTCAACGTCAAGGAGCTGGACGCCGACTTTTTGGTGGGCAGCTCCCACAAGCTCTGCGGTCCCACGGGGATGGGATTCCTCTGGGGCAAAGAGGCCCTGCTGGAGGCCATGCCGCCCTTCCTCGGCGGCGGCGAGATGATCCAGGACGTCTACCTGGACCACAGCAGCTGGGCGGGCCTGCCCCACAAGTTCGAGGCCGGCACCCCCGCCATCGGCGAGGCGATCGGCATGGGTGCGGCCCTGGATTACCTCCAGGCCCTGGGGCTTGACCGCATCCACGCTTGGGAGCAGCAACTCACCTCCCATCTCTTCGCGCGTCTGCAGACCATTGATGGCCTGACGGTCCTCGGGCCCACGCCCGAGCAGCAGCCGGATCGGGCGGCCCTGGCGGCCTTCCACGTGGATGGTGTGCACGCCAACGACATCTCGGCCCTGCTGGATTCCGCTGGCATTTGTATCCGCAGCGGCCACCACTGCACCCAGCCCCTGCACCGCCACTACGGCCTCAGTGCTTCAGCGCGGGCCAGCCTGAGTTTCACCACGACGGTCGAGGAGATCGATCGCTTCGCGGATGAACTCCAGGGAACGATCAGTTTTCTGCGCGAGCACAGCTAG
- the mtnA gene encoding S-methyl-5-thioribose-1-phosphate isomerase has product MKIDGQSWRTIWLEEGGRSVGVIDQTLLPHRFTTRSLSSCDQAAEAIRTMVVRGAPLIGVTGAYGLMLALQVDPSDASLAAAFEQLNATRPTAVNLRWALERVRDLVAPLPPEQRAEAAQAEAAAIADEDVAMCEAIGEHGLAIFQELAAARPGTTFNVLTHCNAGWLATVDWGTALAPIYKAHRAGLDIHVWVDETRPRNQGASLTAYELGREGVPHTVIVDNAGGHLMQHGQVDAVIVGTDRTTRRGDVCNKIGTYLKALAARDNAIPFYVALPASTIDWQIDDGVAEIPIEARSPKEVTHIQGRGPDGGITSVQLSPDGSPGFNPAFDVTPARLVTALITERGVVAASADGLKELYGDV; this is encoded by the coding sequence ATGAAGATCGACGGCCAGTCCTGGCGCACCATCTGGTTGGAAGAGGGTGGTCGCTCGGTGGGAGTCATCGATCAGACCCTGCTGCCCCACCGCTTCACCACCCGCAGCCTGAGCAGCTGCGATCAAGCAGCCGAGGCCATCCGCACGATGGTCGTTCGCGGCGCGCCCTTGATCGGGGTGACCGGGGCCTACGGCCTGATGCTGGCCCTGCAGGTTGACCCCAGCGATGCCTCCCTGGCGGCGGCGTTTGAGCAGCTCAATGCCACCCGCCCGACGGCGGTGAACCTGCGCTGGGCCCTTGAGCGGGTCCGGGATCTCGTCGCGCCGTTGCCACCCGAGCAGCGGGCTGAAGCGGCCCAGGCCGAAGCGGCGGCCATCGCCGATGAGGACGTGGCCATGTGCGAGGCCATCGGCGAACACGGCCTGGCGATCTTCCAGGAGTTGGCGGCGGCCCGTCCTGGGACGACCTTCAACGTCCTGACCCACTGCAATGCCGGTTGGCTGGCCACGGTGGACTGGGGCACGGCCCTCGCACCGATCTACAAGGCCCACCGCGCCGGGCTGGACATTCACGTCTGGGTTGATGAGACCCGCCCCCGCAACCAGGGCGCCTCGCTCACCGCCTACGAGCTCGGCCGCGAAGGGGTGCCCCACACCGTCATCGTCGATAACGCCGGTGGGCACCTCATGCAGCACGGTCAGGTGGATGCCGTGATCGTCGGGACTGACCGCACCACCCGCCGCGGCGATGTCTGCAACAAGATCGGGACCTATCTCAAAGCCCTGGCGGCCCGCGACAACGCCATCCCCTTCTATGTGGCGCTGCCCGCTTCCACGATCGACTGGCAGATCGATGACGGGGTCGCTGAGATTCCGATCGAGGCCCGAAGCCCCAAGGAGGTCACCCACATCCAGGGACGCGGCCCCGATGGGGGGATCACCAGCGTTCAGCTCAGCCCCGATGGCAGTCCGGGCTTCAATCCCGCGTTCGACGTCACCCCAGCCCGCCTGGTCACGGCTCTGATCACCGAGCGGGGTGTGGTCGCCGCCAGCGCGGATGGTCTCAAGGAGCTCTATGGCGATGTCTGA
- a CDS encoding sodium/glutamate symporter, translated as MAELLPGLWSSDLFDGISWLVLAGGVLAGILATGRAIGRRLQLQLWGIPEALVAGVLGLLVAPKGPFPLLPEHLMELWAQLPLVLLTLVFGSLMLGKPLPKLAGVLKPVSGHVSLALVLAFGQYVVAGLAVLLVLQPLLGFSPVMACLIEVAFEGGHGSAAAMGASYAALGFESGQDLGLALATVGLLSSTLIGGLVVVLGRARGWLVADLAPESVQISPTPEGGAEAPSSPWAAWLCNLGLVGIAVAVGWVLLQLLQLVTGWIGGGVATVGQALPVFPLAILGSLLVRWLLQRSERSHWASAPIQSEVSTLAADLLIASATAGLNLQLLRANWLPITLLGGAGLAWNLLICLWLAPKLLPKDWFERALVEFGQATGVAASGLLLLRMADPDDHSDALPAFSLKQLLLQPLLSGGVITVVAPLAVAGWGLPVWTLVCAAVMLLAGAAGLWIAQLPEPEEAR; from the coding sequence ATGGCCGAGCTCCTGCCGGGACTGTGGAGCAGTGATCTCTTTGATGGGATCAGCTGGCTGGTCCTGGCTGGAGGCGTTCTGGCGGGGATCCTGGCGACGGGTCGGGCCATCGGCCGGCGGCTTCAGCTGCAGCTCTGGGGCATCCCGGAAGCACTGGTGGCAGGCGTGTTGGGGCTACTGGTGGCCCCCAAGGGACCCTTCCCGCTGCTGCCTGAGCACTTGATGGAGCTCTGGGCCCAACTGCCCTTGGTGCTGCTGACCTTGGTCTTCGGCTCTTTGATGCTGGGCAAACCACTGCCCAAGCTCGCGGGAGTGTTGAAGCCGGTAAGCGGCCATGTCTCGCTGGCCCTGGTCCTGGCCTTCGGTCAGTACGTGGTGGCGGGCCTGGCGGTACTGCTGGTGCTGCAGCCCTTATTGGGATTCAGCCCGGTGATGGCCTGCTTAATCGAAGTGGCCTTTGAAGGGGGCCATGGCTCCGCTGCAGCCATGGGGGCAAGCTATGCGGCCCTGGGGTTTGAGAGCGGCCAAGACCTGGGACTGGCCCTGGCCACGGTCGGCCTGCTCTCCTCCACCTTGATCGGCGGCTTGGTGGTGGTGCTCGGGCGGGCGCGGGGATGGCTGGTCGCCGACCTGGCCCCAGAGTCCGTGCAGATCTCGCCAACACCAGAGGGCGGGGCTGAAGCTCCCAGCAGCCCCTGGGCCGCTTGGCTCTGCAACCTGGGCCTGGTGGGGATCGCCGTAGCCGTGGGCTGGGTTCTGCTCCAGCTGCTGCAACTCGTGACCGGCTGGATCGGGGGCGGGGTCGCCACGGTGGGGCAGGCCCTGCCGGTGTTCCCGCTGGCGATCCTGGGATCGTTGCTGGTGCGTTGGCTGCTGCAGCGCAGCGAACGCAGCCACTGGGCCTCTGCCCCGATTCAAAGCGAAGTCAGCACCCTGGCAGCCGATCTGCTGATCGCCTCGGCCACCGCGGGGCTCAATCTGCAGTTACTCCGGGCCAACTGGCTGCCGATCACCCTGCTGGGTGGAGCCGGGTTGGCCTGGAACCTGCTGATCTGTCTCTGGCTGGCCCCCAAGCTGCTGCCGAAGGACTGGTTTGAGCGGGCTCTGGTGGAATTCGGCCAAGCCACCGGTGTCGCAGCCTCAGGCCTGCTGCTCTTGCGGATGGCGGATCCGGACGACCACAGCGACGCCCTACCGGCGTTTTCGCTCAAGCAACTGCTGCTGCAGCCCCTGCTCTCCGGCGGGGTGATCACGGTGGTGGCCCCCCTAGCCGTGGCTGGCTGGGGGCTGCCGGTCTGGACCCTGGTCTGCGCAGCCGTGATGCTGCTGGCCGGGGCAGCGGGACTCTGGATCGCTCAGCTGCCGGAGCCAGAGGAGGCCCGGTAG
- the sufD gene encoding Fe-S cluster assembly protein SufD, which translates to MTASLSAPTHRAAWLEQWLSQLPPASGALAAVQQRGREALAEQGVPSSRSEDWRFTDLSLLQGIPLGAPSAANPTPAAEASVLRLRLDGCSDPLAGVALPDGLEPLTATEIAQGLGHTLAATSCQNHWPVELNQASATQVLALRVKSRASAALELVSATAAGMLPLRILLVLEEKAQLDLSQLIEAQGAGLVSLVIEAHLARSAQLRHGLVAFGRSEAALLSHVAVEQEPESQAALSNVAVGWGLARHEPRLVQVEGQAHSSLRGLQLVGGQQIADTHSFVQFSGPEGELDQVHKAVAAGQGRSVFNGAVRVPREAQQTNAAQLSRNLLLSDRARIDTKPELEIVADDVKCAHGATVSSLQTDELFYLQSRGIAAEQAAGLLKRAFCEEVLRALPEPARQWCPLDQLELESA; encoded by the coding sequence ATGACCGCCAGCCTCAGCGCCCCCACTCACCGGGCAGCTTGGCTGGAGCAATGGCTCTCCCAGCTCCCACCGGCGTCGGGTGCCCTAGCCGCTGTGCAGCAGCGTGGTCGCGAAGCCCTCGCAGAACAGGGTGTGCCCTCCTCCCGCAGTGAGGACTGGCGGTTCACCGACCTCAGCCTCCTGCAAGGGATTCCACTCGGTGCCCCGAGCGCAGCGAACCCCACACCCGCCGCAGAAGCGTCCGTTCTTCGTTTGCGGCTTGATGGCTGCAGCGACCCCCTGGCTGGGGTAGCCCTGCCGGACGGCCTGGAGCCCCTGACGGCCACGGAGATCGCCCAAGGGCTAGGCCACACCCTGGCGGCGACCAGCTGCCAGAACCACTGGCCGGTGGAACTCAACCAGGCCAGCGCCACCCAGGTGTTGGCCCTTCGGGTCAAGAGCCGTGCGTCAGCTGCTCTGGAGTTGGTCAGCGCCACCGCCGCGGGGATGTTGCCCCTGCGGATCCTGCTGGTGCTGGAGGAGAAGGCCCAACTCGATCTCTCGCAGCTGATTGAGGCCCAAGGGGCGGGGTTGGTCAGCTTGGTCATCGAAGCGCACCTGGCCCGCAGTGCCCAACTGCGCCACGGCCTGGTGGCTTTTGGCAGAAGCGAGGCCGCGCTGCTGAGCCATGTCGCGGTTGAGCAAGAGCCGGAGAGTCAGGCCGCCTTGAGCAATGTGGCGGTCGGTTGGGGATTGGCCCGCCATGAGCCTCGCTTGGTTCAGGTTGAGGGCCAGGCTCACTCGTCTCTACGGGGCTTGCAATTGGTGGGGGGGCAGCAGATCGCTGATACCCACAGCTTTGTGCAGTTTTCCGGCCCCGAAGGAGAGCTCGATCAGGTGCACAAAGCGGTGGCCGCCGGCCAGGGCCGCAGCGTCTTCAACGGAGCGGTGCGCGTGCCTCGCGAAGCCCAGCAGACCAATGCGGCGCAGTTGAGCAGGAACCTGCTGCTCTCGGATCGCGCGCGGATCGACACCAAGCCCGAACTCGAGATCGTGGCTGACGACGTCAAGTGCGCCCACGGCGCCACGGTCAGCAGCCTGCAAACAGACGAGCTGTTCTATCTCCAAAGTCGCGGCATTGCTGCAGAGCAGGCCGCTGGGCTGCTGAAGCGCGCCTTCTGTGAAGAGGTCCTGCGCGCCCTGCCGGAGCCCGCTCGCCAGTGGTGCCCCTTGGATCAGCTGGAGCTGGAGTCGGCATGA
- a CDS encoding trans-aconitate 2-methyltransferase, giving the protein MDLFQQQWATYRAVLDHDLMEHQAMSLACGQQLRQCCTEAKAPSVVDLGCGDLALLAPVLRALPLGHYTGLDLCAEVLPLAKAALERAPYPRSWIEGDLLGWACDPKGAPVELIHSSYAVHHLEDAEKAHWLAGCRRRITPGGSLIWIDVFRQAGENREAYLTRYGDRVKGWSSLSPDQRQAVLGHIQRFDFPAERGAIETVAAAAGWSWQWIWQGSHSAEAMAVLRPT; this is encoded by the coding sequence ATGGACCTGTTTCAACAGCAGTGGGCCACCTACCGGGCCGTACTGGATCACGACCTGATGGAGCACCAGGCCATGAGCCTGGCCTGCGGGCAACAACTACGGCAGTGCTGCACTGAAGCCAAGGCCCCCAGTGTGGTGGATTTGGGCTGCGGCGATCTTGCCTTGTTGGCGCCGGTGCTGCGGGCCCTGCCCCTTGGTCATTACACCGGTCTGGATCTCTGCGCCGAGGTGCTGCCGCTGGCGAAAGCGGCCCTGGAGAGAGCGCCCTATCCCCGCTCCTGGATTGAGGGTGACCTTCTGGGCTGGGCCTGCGATCCCAAGGGAGCGCCAGTGGAGCTCATCCACAGCAGCTATGCGGTGCATCACCTCGAGGACGCGGAGAAAGCGCACTGGCTGGCTGGCTGCCGCCGGCGCATCACCCCTGGCGGGAGCTTGATCTGGATCGATGTCTTCCGCCAAGCAGGGGAGAACCGCGAGGCCTATCTGACCCGCTACGGGGATCGAGTGAAGGGCTGGAGCAGCCTTAGCCCAGATCAACGGCAGGCGGTCTTGGGACACATTCAGCGCTTTGACTTCCCTGCCGAGCGGGGCGCCATTGAAACCGTCGCCGCGGCGGCCGGCTGGTCTTGGCAGTGGATCTGGCAAGGGAGCCACAGCGCCGAGGCCATGGCCGTTCTGAGGCCTACCTAG